From the genome of Naumannella halotolerans, one region includes:
- a CDS encoding 16S rRNA (uracil(1498)-N(3))-methyltransferase translates to MTDAVFLAAEAATVGPGASLLLDGPEGHHASVVRRLRVGEVIIVADGAGAAVRGPVTAVSKGRVEIEVTERLHRDVSPVRWTVAQALAKGDHADRALDLLTEVGVAEIVPWQAARCIVRWNGDRAEKSRAKWQAAVREATKQSRRFTVPAVAEPVGTAELAARVAEADLALILHEEATTPLAQVGLPESGEVLIIVGPEGGIDPAELQRLVEAGGVPVLISDAVLRTSTAGVVALAGCLNRPKL, encoded by the coding sequence GTGACCGATGCGGTCTTCCTGGCCGCCGAAGCCGCCACGGTCGGGCCCGGTGCGAGTCTGCTCCTGGACGGGCCGGAGGGTCACCATGCCTCGGTGGTCCGGCGGCTGCGCGTCGGCGAGGTGATCATCGTCGCCGACGGCGCCGGTGCCGCGGTCCGAGGACCGGTCACCGCGGTGTCGAAAGGTCGGGTGGAGATCGAGGTCACCGAACGGCTGCACCGCGATGTTTCGCCGGTACGTTGGACGGTCGCCCAGGCCCTGGCCAAGGGTGATCATGCAGACCGGGCGTTGGACCTGTTGACCGAGGTCGGTGTGGCCGAGATCGTTCCCTGGCAGGCAGCGCGCTGCATCGTGCGCTGGAACGGTGATCGCGCGGAGAAGTCGCGTGCGAAGTGGCAGGCAGCGGTGCGGGAGGCGACCAAGCAGTCGCGCCGGTTCACCGTACCTGCGGTGGCCGAGCCGGTCGGCACCGCCGAGCTGGCAGCCCGGGTGGCAGAAGCTGATCTTGCGCTGATCCTGCACGAGGAGGCGACCACACCGCTGGCGCAGGTGGGACTGCCCGAGTCCGGTGAGGTGTTGATCATCGTCGGACCCGAGGGCGGGATCGATCCGGCCGAACTGCAACGACTGGTCGAGGCCGGGGGAGTCCCGGTGTTGATCAGCGACGCGGTGTTGCGTACCTCCACCGCCGGGGTGGTGGCCCTGGCCGGCTGCCTGAACCGGCCGAAGTTGTGA